In Candidatus Thermoplasmatota archaeon, the genomic stretch TCCAAGACCTAGTCGGATCATTGGTGTTGCATACAATGTATAGTCTTTTTTAAAAAGAAAAAATGAACCTGGTACCACTGCAAGGCGCATTCGTGGAATTGCATATGTTTGTACCCACGTATACGTATCAGGTATCGATGTTTTTATCCAATAGGTTAGACCATACCTGTTTGGATAAAACAACATATTTTGATCGATGAGCCATTCCTCTACCACTCTTTTTAAAGAAAAATATTTTTTCATCAGATTTTCTAATTTTTGATGATATTTGGTAAAAAGCTCTGCAGTCAGATACTCCACAAGGTTTGAACTGTTTCCAACAGAAAACAACGCATCTTGATACAATTCATCTACAAGAGTATGATGGGCAAGCACGATGCCAAGCTTCAAACCACCAAGTCCATACGCCTTGGTAAAACTTGTCGTCACTATCGCATGCTCCTTATCATGTAGAAAAATCGTAGGAAATGTTTCACGATTAAACTCTGCATAGATCTCATCACAGAGAACATAAAAATTGTATGAACCTGCGAGGGTCATAATTTTTCTGATTTCATTTTTTGAAAAAACTGCAGCACTTGGTGCATGGGGATTGGTCAAGACCAGTAACCCTGTCTTTTTTGATATCTTTTTTTCCAACTCATCAAGATCAAGACGATAATTTTCATCAGGTACACGTCGAATTTGATGAACTGTTGGATAGTATTCTTGGAGAAGTCGTAACAGTGGCTCATACATCGGATATTCGATAATCGCTTCATTTTTTTTTGGGTATTTCTCAGCAAGATATCGGATGATACGTGTATTTTGACCTGAAGTTCCGTCACTACTTAAAAAAATATTTCTTGGATTTGTATGATATCGTTTTGATAAAATTTTAAGAGTTTCAGGATTTCCATGATGATAATTGACCCCCAAATCAAAAGAAAGATGTTGTAGGTTGATTGGGCATGTAGTGATACCACTTGATCGAAGATCATAAACAAGGTTTTTTTGGTTGGTGTACCACGAGAGATATAAACTATGCTGTTTCATACAGTTAACTCTTTTAATTCTATGTTTGGTTCGAAACACTAATCTCGTTTTTTTGTTTTGTTCACCAAAAATCCTGTGAACAGCTTTTTCCGGAGCAGCCTATTTTGATACGTTCTATTTTTATGAGAAAAGATACCAGCATATTATAATTTTTTCTCTACAAAGGAAACAGCCCCGGGCGGATTTGAACCGCCGACGTTGGCTCCAAAGGCCAAAATGTTGCCGCTACACCACGGGGCTACTTCTTTAGTAATATCTACTGTTTGAGGGGGGAAATGTTAGTTGTATTTTATTTAGTTTTGTCTTCTATCTGCTTCCAAGTTCCACGGAGCTCGACACTTCTATTGATAATAAGATGATCCCTTGTGGTGTCAGGATCGATACAGAAGTACCCAAGACGTTCAAACTGAAATCGATCGAAGGGTTTTAACTTTTTTACAATCGGTTCAACTTTACAGTTCTTACGTATCTCACAAGAGTTTGGATTAAGGAATTTTTTAAAATCTTCCCCCTGTTGATCTAACGGATCTGAAACAGTAAATAATCGATTAAAAAGTCGTATCGTTGCATCGACAGCGTGACGTGCACACACCCAGTGTATGGTGGATTTT encodes the following:
- a CDS encoding pyridoxal phosphate-dependent aminotransferase — protein: MKQHSLYLSWYTNQKNLVYDLRSSGITTCPINLQHLSFDLGVNYHHGNPETLKILSKRYHTNPRNIFLSSDGTSGQNTRIIRYLAEKYPKKNEAIIEYPMYEPLLRLLQEYYPTVHQIRRVPDENYRLDLDELEKKISKKTGLLVLTNPHAPSAAVFSKNEIRKIMTLAGSYNFYVLCDEIYAEFNRETFPTIFLHDKEHAIVTTSFTKAYGLGGLKLGIVLAHHTLVDELYQDALFSVGNSSNLVEYLTAELFTKYHQKLENLMKKYFSLKRVVEEWLIDQNMLFYPNRYGLTYWIKTSIPDTYTWVQTYAIPRMRLAVVPGSFFLFKKDYTLYATPMIRLGLGKINPESSELIKALQMLERAAHQK